The DNA window TTGATGGAAGTATGATTTTGGTCACCACAAGATCTTCCAAGGTTGCTAACTTAGTCAGTGACAGTAATCACTATGAGCTGAAGGGATTGCAAGATGGTGTTTTCTGGAATTTCTTCAAACTATGTGCATTCGGATCCGTCCAGAGTTGGAGCAACAATTCTCACAACAGGCCAGAGTTACAGCGTATTCGTCCAGAGTTGGAGCGCATTGGTTGAGCTATACTTCCCAAGTTGAAGGGTTCACCTTTGGCTGCCAAAACTCTTGGACGCTTGTTGAAAAGCAACCTACGCATAGAGCACTGGGAGGACATATTGAGAAGTGAATTGTGGACATTGGAACAAGAGGAGACTGACATTTTGCCAGCCCTTCGACTGAGTTACATTTACCTGCCACACCACATGAAAAGATGCTTCTCAATCTGTGCCCTGTATCCAAAGGATCAAAGATTTGAAAAGGAGTTTTTAGCTGACATTTGGGTAGCACAAGGGTATGTGGAGGCTGAAGATGCATCCTCTTGCTTTGATGACCTTGTAAATCGGTCCTTCTTTCAGAAAGCAGCTCACCAAGATGGTAATAATAAGTATGTAATTCATGATTTGTTACATGATACAGCACAGCTAGTCTCTAAGAATGAGTGTTTCATCATACAACATCTAAGTGACCTAGCTAAAATCCCTCCAAAGGTTCGCCATTTGTCAATATTTACTAATGGAAATATCAGGTGTGCAGAGTTAGTGTATATTTTCACACAAAATAAACAATTGCGATCCCTAGTATGCAATGATTCTTACCAATATTGGGAACCTTTTGCTCCCATGATTGACGGTTGGTTCAAGGAACTCCAGAATATCCGTGTATTGTGTTTTGATATTTCAACAGTCAGAAAGCTACCTGAGAGCATAGGCAACTCAAAACATTTGCGCTACATTGGTTTATTAGGAAATTCTACTTTGGAGACCCTTCCTTCATCTGTTAGCTGCCTGTATCATGTCCAGACTATAAATGCCAAGGGTTGTGTTTTCAAAAGATATCCTCAAGGTTTTAGTGATCTGATTTCCTTAAAGAAATTTGAATCAATGTGCTTCATATATAATAAGGATAAAGATAAGCAATGCCTAGAATGGCCCATAATGTGGACAACACCTGATGAGCAGTTACAGATGACAGAGGAGCATATTGAATTGTTACCTCATTGGAATCTTGAGCATTTGACAATGAAGTATTACCTGGGTAAATTTTGCCCCAGTTGGCTCCGGCCAGACTGCTTGAAAATGTTGATTTCACTTAAACTTTCTTATTGCAAGAACATTCAGAGCCTTTTATTCTTTGACCCACTCTTTCCTGATTCAGAAGATTCAAAGAACATTTGTCACCTTGAGGTGTTGGATATCCAACATTGTCCTAACATCAATTGGCAAGGTTTGGTGGCTTTACCTTCTTCTCTTAGAAAGGTTATCCTTGTAAACTTTGGCCATTCGACAGATCACTTTGGGAGTTGCTTTCGTGGCCTTACTCTCCTGACATATCTGGAAATACAGTGCGAATTCTTAATGTCTATTTGTATAAGTAATCTTCGATCCTTGGAGGATTTGCACATTTATCAGTGTAGCTCCCTCACATCCATCTGTGTCTCAGAGGCAAACAGCAGTCGCCCTGTTGGAGTATTTTCATTCCTTTCAAAAGTCAACATTTCGCTTTGCAATGCAGTGTTGAGTCTTGATGAGTTCCTGATGCCCGCTTATATGCCTGTCATGAAGACCATTCATGTGGAAAGTTGTCGAAAATTAGCGTTACTGCCGATTGATGAGCTTCATCGCTTTTCTTGCTTGGAGGTATTACGTATTGAATCCTGTCCCAATTTAAATACACGGAGGATAATGACATTACCATCCTCTCTTCGGAAGCTCAGCTTACTCGGTTGTCCAAGCATAGAGTTCATCGACAACAGCCATCTGGCGAGTTCAATGACACTCAAGGGACTCAGCTTGAAACTTATTAGCTGTCCAGACTTCATCTCTATTGTTGGTGCTATATCTGTCTCTGAAATACAGTCGGGTTATATAGATGATTGCCCCAAGCTGATGGAGATGACACAGCCTTTCACAAGAGGTCACTACTGGTACGTGCTTAGGAACCATACTTgatagctcttttttttttccattaaaaCTGGTTATCTCCATCTATCATAGAGTAATctcattaacttttttattttttttgtacgACTTATTATTAAACTCACAGCGAATTGCCATGCTAGAAGTGCTCTGCTTCAATATCATAAATTGTGTTGTACTAATTTATAACATCTAGCTATACCAAATCTCATAATTGGTCTTATAGTTAGCCCTATTTTCATCAACTGTGGCAAATGGACTAGTTTCCACTGGCTGTCAAGTCCACAATAAGCTAATACTAGCTTGTTCAATACTTTACTTTTACAATACTATGCCATAGACTACTAATTTGTTTAGATTTAGTTATGCTGTAGAAAAAGAAAGCTAAAACGAAGTACGAGTTGTACTGTTTATATTCATTGGATTTGATAGTTCATTGTCGTCAATGTTTTCAGATGATTTCAAGATAATGTTGAGCGTTCAAGATGATTTCAGATGCAAACAGCACAGCACATGCCAGCATAAGTTATGTTGGGGATCAGGGAGAATTTTTTAGGAATACGCAATGAgcgcatctttgtattaagaggaGTAAAAGTCTGTACAGGTCAAAGAAAAAACAGGAGACGGGAATTCAGGAAGTCACCCAAGAACTTTAACCCCTAATCTCGCAACAGAATGTTGTGACCTAAGCACCTCAATGCCCTAAAGACGGATGGCCGGTATGGCGGTATTGGCAAGCCGCCATAGCGCTGCCTCTTCCGCCATTCCCTTTGCCACTTCCGTCCAGCTTCTCTACTTTTGGTTGGACACCCAGTTATTCTGTTCCTTCCATATTGTCCACGCTGCGAGCATTGCAACGGTATCGAAACCGCGCCATGGCGAGCTGGAGAATCATCTCGGCAAACTCTACATCATCATTCTCTTCTATCATAATGTTTGAAGTTCAGATATACTAGAAATAAAAGCGTGCTAAGCCGCGCCCAGGCGTAGGAGACGGTGAGTAAGGCGTTGATGATAGTGATACATTCACTGAGTCATTCGTGGGACCAAACAAATTTGTAATGCATAGCGATGTTTGCATTGGAAGGCCTTCTAGACATGAATAGTACTAATATTTTCAAGTAGTAGCAGATCAGCCTCATATTTGCGAAGAGAGATGCTTACACATAGATTTAGACCTAGATTCAGCATTAGTATAATAGCATTCATGATTAACTACTCTCATTCACTAACCTTTCAAATATCTTCTGAAGTTAGcagttttttgaaaaaaaaaacattgaggGGAAGACCTCACTCATTTCATAAATGTAAAAACATAACAAAGGTTAAGCCAACATCTAAACCCCAGCTATTACATGCCTAGCAGATTGGACACATTTTGCATGGTGCCATCCCACCACAAGGCACTAATTTGCTCCAACAACTCGTATAACAAGTTAGTCATGCTTGTCTCCGAAACTATAGGTTGTCTGTAACTATGTCGAACATCAGCTTGGTTGTTTCTATTGTTCTtcataggccttgtttagttggggaaaactTTTGGGTTTAgttatcacatcgaatatacggacatatatttgaagtattaaacgtagtctaataataaaacaaattacagattccgctaggaaactgcgagacaaatttattaagcctaattaatccatcattagcaaatgtttactgtagcatcacattgtcaaatcatggcacaattaggctttaaagattcgtctcgcaatttacacgcaaactgtgtaattattttttttcacatttaatacttcatgcatgtgttcaaacattcgatgtgatgggtgaaaagtttttgtttttggaACTAAGCAAGGCGATAGTTGATGTCCTTTTATGGCGGTGATTTTCATTGTCCAGAGGCATCTGACGACGCTTTGTTCAGCTTTCTAGGGTGTCTCTCTGCTGCATCACCACAAAACATATGTATCTCATTTAGCTCAAATGCCTGCACTTAGTAAAACCATGTTTAACCAATACCCTATTTATTAGCCTTGACTGTATGCTAAACCAAACCAACGTGGTTTCATGACATCATGACTCCATCTACATCTGGGCAGAGATACAAATAAAGTCATTCgagatatgcatgcatggatgctaCATACGGCagggaagaagaggatataAAATTGGCAAAAATAGAGTGCAGAAAGCACATAAATCCAGAATGTCCATGACTGGTAGCCAAAGCAACCACTTTAGAAAAGATTTAATTGCGTTACCTTTGATGACTGGTGAGCACACAGGGGAGCCGTAGCCCATAGCAGATCAACCCATACACCATTTAGAGCTGTGCAATAATATAACAAAATTGACAATGAGCATGCAAAGTGAATCGTCCGGCAGCCAGCACCCAGCAGCAAGAAATAGGGAAAGGAAGACTTGGGcgctgtttctttcagcttgggattattataatccagattattggtagtaagctgaaagaaatagACAACTTactgaagtagcttattattataatctagagtctagattattataatatgaTAAGCTTATTTAGATAAGCTTTtaccagattattgggtgaaaaattacctaccatgccacccactccctctttagacttgcaaatccaataatctaggctctaataatctaggaaagaaacaactaaccgcttattctactacagattataacaatctagtttatattaatctgactcaataatctagattataataattttaagctgaaagaaacaggggcTTAGGTGGATCAGGGACTAAATTTTAATACTTctattagtgtctaaacatccgatgtgacagagaCTAAAATTTAGTGCATGGATCCAAACACTACCTTACTACCGGAACGAAACGGAAAGGTAGTGGCGAATGGACTGTGGCCTGCACCGCTGTTCCGATTGACCAGCATTCCAGAAAGAAGCAATCCTCAGGCCGCTGCAAGGGAGGAAAGAGAGGAAACTAAAATACAACTGAAAAAAGGGTAATGAATCGGAAGAGAGGCAAGAGGCGCTCTGATCTGCAGCCAGCACCAGAGAAACCCAAAGAGAGAGAATGGGGAGAAGAACTGAGCGGAGAGCATCCAAGAACGAAGCTTGTGGAGAAAACCTCCGAATCCTCCACACTATCATACCGGCCGGGAGGCGACCACCAATTCACCTCAGCGGAACCGATGGCTGGGTTAGATGGTACATTGAACAGGAagaaagaggagaaagaaaTGACAGAGAGCGACTAGCGACCTCACCGGAGAAACCGAAGAGAAAGAAGGCTATGCCTATGCGGAGCAGCCGAAGAGGAGACTTGAGCAAGGAATCTCCAGTCTCCACTACCGCATAGGGAGGCGCTgggcgatgcgatgcgatgcgatggcGCTTCGTATGGGCAGAGAGCGGGCCACACAATGTGACcgaaaataaaggaaaaaatacACCGAAtttccctcaacttgtcatcgactTACAGAAACGTTGCCcaatcacaaaaccagatatccgacATCTCTTAACTAACCAAAGCCGGTCGCAATAGGTCCttaggtggttttgaccctggttttgtcctacgtggccggctgagtcagcgtaggACCCACGTGAGTCCCACATATCAGCGTGGCCAcatcagcctcctctctctcttcccttcttctctcccttcctcatctctctctcccttctctgacttagccggcgggaggaggagggcggcggcggccggtgacggGCAGCGCGGCAATGGTGATGGCAGCAAcaggcgacgcggcggcagtGGGGGGAGGAGCtgtgggcgggcggcggggaggggtggTGCGCGGGCTCCCCCGCTGGCCACCACCCACGAGGCAGAGGAGCAGTGCGCGGGCGGGCGACGGGGAGGGGCGGTGCGCGagctcccccgccggccgccgcccacgagGCCCACGAGGCAGAGCAGCGGTGGCCGAGGGATAGGAGTTGGGCGGCccctccatccccgccgccgttgCCAATGCGGCGCTCCCCTTCTCGTCCCGAtctcccccgccgccctcgactcgctccccttcccccgccattcccatccccacccccctgccgccaccgcccacctcgCGGTCTCTGCGCCCGACTTCGACGCTACGGTGAAGACCCTCTTTGTGTGCCCCGGCGGTCGCCGTGTCGCCTGCCGCCTGCTCCTCTCCCGCCTTGCCCCGGCAGCCTCCTCCCCAGCCGATGCCatgtcgcccgccgcctcctctcccgtctcgccccggcggcctcctccccagccgccggccggcttgcccagagaacatgagaagagaagagtaagagagaggatgaagggaaagagatgacgtggcagcctgacatgtgggtctcacgctgattcagctgccacgtaggataaaaccggggtcaaaaccaccaaaggaccTATTATGATCAGTTTTGGTTAGTTAAGTGAGGTCAGATATCTGATTTTATGGttaggggatgattttgtaactcgatgacaagttgagggacctttggtgtacatTTTCTGAAAATAAACCAGGGCCGGCACAGTTAGGCCAGTTAGGCCGGCCCAATAAGAACGGAGGGACCGTGGGAGCCCAGGCTCTGGCGCGTTGTGCGTGTCCCTCGACAGATGCGAAGAGGCAGCGCAAGTATGGCCATACGCGTGCAACGACATTAAGGCGACCATACGACATACTACGCGATTTAACCAAAGCACAAAGGGCTAAACGAACAAAAGGCTGATGTGGCATAGCTAATCTTTCAGCAAACCTACGGCTTTTAGAGAAGTTAATATAACCAAAGCACAAAGAGCTAAACGAACAAAAGGCTGACGTGGCATAGCTAATCTTTCAGCAAACCTACGGCTTTTAGAGAAGTTAATATATATGGCACTATTtactcaaaatttttcaccgtgtcacatcgaacgtttaacacctatataaagtattaaatatagtctaaaaaataactaattacacagattgcgactaatttacgagacgaatcctttaagcctaattgctccatgatttgataacgtggtgctacagtaaacatttactaatgatagattaattaggcttaataaattcgtctcacagtttactaacggattctataattagcttttttattagtgcccaaacacctTATACGGcacctatataatacccgatgtgacacgccaaaattttaAACCTCcgcatctaaacaccccctatgtATTGCTTATGGGACTAGACTAGAGACTAGAGACTAGAGAGCGTGCATGACAACAATAAGCGAAACATACACCCTCCGTTCTAACTTCCAAAAAGAATAGGATGAATCAACCAAACACTTATCTAGAGTCATCTGCAGAAGTTATTTTTTGGAGTACATGACAATAACATTTAGAGTCTGTGTGACTGAAAATTTATCTATTTGTCACTCTAAGAAACGGTCATTCTCCAAATGCTACTATTAAAATTCACTACGTTTTTTACACTGGAGCgacaaaatgtttttttttgctacttTTGCACATATGGGTGTGCCAACGTGGGAATAAGTCCACATTGACTCCCTCAAATATGGATTCAATTTAATTTGCATCCCTCAATCACAATAGCATATACATTAAATCCTTAACAATTAAAATTGGAGTAAAATAACTTTCTCGATAGTTTTAAGGTTGGTTTCCGCTGACGTAGTTCGTTGACCCAGTCCAACCGTTGAGTCAGCATGtatagacccacatgtcatcatctctctcattcccttcttcctcctccccctctctccctcctctccctgttCCCATCCCTACTCCAACAGCTGCATTGTCGCGTGGTGGCCACAACGACGAGGCCGCCCCGCCATCGGTGTCACTTTCCCTGGTGCCGCTGCGGAAGGTCGCCTTAGTGATCGACATCACAAGGTAGGACGGGAGCTACTTGACGGAGCTTCTGTTGTGGAAGGGCTACGAAGTGCACGCGGCGGCTCTACAACATCTACCATGACCCACACACCCAACCATCGACGTCGCGCCGGGCGATTCACCTCCACTACACCGACATCTCCGACTCCACGTCACTCTACCGTGTGCTTGATGACATCCTCCCCAACGAGGTTTACAACATCACCACACAGTCCCATGTCGTGTTGTCCTTCGAGGTGCCCAACTACACCGCAGATGTCACAGCCACGGGCCCGCTCCGCCTCCTCAAGGCTGTCCACCTCGCCCACAAGCCCATTCGCTACCACCAGGTGGTCTCCTCCGAGATGTTTAGCTCCACACCGCCACTGCAAAGCGTGTCCTCCCCGTTCCACCCATGGTCCCCCTACACCATCACCAAGGTCGTCGCCCACTAGTACACCATCAACTACCGCGAGGCGTACAGCCTCTTCGCCTAGAAATGGTGTGCTCTTCAACCACGAGTCCTCACGCCATGGAGAGAATTTCAGACTAACATTACCCGCGCCGTCGACCGCATCAAGGTTAGACTCACCTCTTCGCCACCAGGGACTAGGGCTTCTCCGAGGACTAAGTCGAAGCAATGTGGCATATGCTGCAGCAGGACTAGCACGGCGACTACGTTGTAGCCACCAAGGAGTCCCACACCGTCGAGGAATTCCTCCAGGCCGTCTTCCCTAGTAGCAGCTCTGTCAGATGGCTCCCGTCATGCCTCGTGATGCTGGTCACCAGAGTGACCTTCCACGACAACGCTAGGGAAGGCAACATCGATGGCAGGGTGGTCTCACTTTCGTTGGCGCCACCGTTAGAGTGGGGGTGGGGACAGGGAgagataaggagagagagaggaggagaaagaatggaaaaagagagaaaggatgacatgtgggtccacacaTGCTGACTCAGCAAATGGATTAGGTCAACGAGCCATGTCAATGTAAACCACACTCAAAACCATTAAGGGAGTcattttgcaccggttttaatggCCGAGGGGTTTTGAGTGATACAAATTATATTGGATGTATAATTGAGgaagtcaaagtggacttattgcCAACGTGTACTGCCAACACAAAAGGTCTATTTTGCCCCTTGTAGGTCCCACATGTTAAAGAACAAGCTTCGTCTCCTCTTTTCCCATCTTGTACTGATGTTGTTGCTGCTTTCGCTGAGAATGCTGGGTCGGGCACCTGAtggccatttttttttatttttcttctatttttttctttcccatGGGAGCGGCGGAGCTTCTCGATCCGACGGCGAGAGTCATGGGGAGCCGCAGGCTTCACGGCCATGGCTACCTCGGTTGGCGGTGGCTGGCTCCCTGCCTCGATCCCTGGCCGCCGGGgcactgctcctcctcctcgattccCGCCACGAACAGGACTGAGGTGTCGTTGCTAGCTAATGCTGCTTGAACCAGTGTTTATAAAACCGCGCAGTTTTTAAAATAACGATATGTCTCACGGTTACCACGCGGTTTTCGCGGTAACCCCCTTACCGAGGAGGTGCGGTAaccgcaaaaaaaaacaataagagAAACCCTGTCTTGAACtactttggttttttttttttttgttgtcccCCTTGTTCCAACCGAAGAAATTTGCCTTTTATTGGTGTTCGGTTGCTCCAGTGTACAAATCCAACCAAATATCATTCTTTGCTTCTCTCGATTTGATTTTCAGGCACACTGGAGATGGACTAGGAACATCAGACTATATAGATGACGTGGAAGAGTCAAGAATCTGGACAGACTGAGTATTtggattcgtagtattagaatatatcatatctcttttaaatttattatattatgggaaAGAGGAATATTATtagatttgcttttttttcatgtgatgGAGGGAGTTACTGATTAACCATACATGTGTCGCATTCTGCCACTGACGTCAGTGATGTGTCGGCGGTGGCGCAGTCACGGCGCTCATGAACTCCTCGTCGGCGACCAGCCTCGCGAGCGCCTCCGGTGCCAGGCAAATCTCCACCGCcatgctcccgccgccgcctcggccctCGTACACCGTCATCTTCCCGTCCAGCTTGTTCCCGGCGCCGCTCCGGACGCCCACCGGCCTCCCCCACCCGAAGTCGTTGCCGAACACGTCGAACCGCGGCGAGCCTGAGATCACCATCACGCCGGCGTTCTGCAGGCTCGCCACCGTCACGAACCTCGGCGTCTCCGGCCACGCCGGCAGCATGCGCCTCACGCTCGCCACGTCGCCCGCGGACGCCACGGCGCGGTTCAGCAGCCACGCCGCCCAGCCCAGCCCTCcgccgaggagctcgccggcggtggcccgCGCGACGGCGCCCACCACCGTGTTGCCCATGTATTCTTGTGGCACCTCCTTGACCCGCGCTCGCAGTCCCACGGAAAGGCCGTGCCTCGTCTCCAGCTCCGGCGCGAGGCGCCGGGCTCGGCACACGGCTCGCCAGATGTGCGCGACCACCGACTGGAGCGACGATatggtggccgtggcggcggcgccggcggcggccatctcaGCGTTCGCCTTCTCCTTCAGCGTCCTCACGCTCTCCGCCGAGAAATGGAGGAAGCACTCCTCCACCGGCGTGTACACAGGCCGCCGGACCATGTCCTCCAGCTTGGCGAAGGGTAGAGGGATCGGCGCCGGGATGCCGTCCACGAACCATCTGTCGAAcactggcggcggcgtggagagcTCGAGGTCGGCGCTgtcagcgccgcggcggcggttgatCTCCGACCAGGTGCGGAACAGGTGCCAGAAGGTGAACCCGTCGGCGACGCCGTGGTTGAGGGACATGGCGATGAACatgccgtcggcgagctcggtgACCTGCGCGGCCAGGACAGGGCGGCGGGGCTCCACGGCGGCGTCCGTGCCGAGCATGCCGTTGAGCGGGAAGAAGGACCACACCACCCTTGGGACGTAGAGCGAGTCGGCGATGTCGGCCACGGTGACGCCGGGCGCCACGGCGTGGACGAACTCCGCCCCCTCGCCATTGCAGCGGAGCGAGAGGGAGATGGTCGGACGAGCACCaccaggcgacggcggcgtctcggcgacggcgaggcggccggccagCGGGTAGAAGCGGGCCAGCGCGCGGGCGAACGACGagacaaggtgttcgacgacgTGCTCACCTCCGCCGGGAGGCTTGGGCAGGACGACGCCCTTCTGGACGTAGTCGCCGGTGATCATCCGGAGATCCAACGGCGTGAGGTGGTGCACCGTCTCGTGCTCCggcagctcgccggcgtgctccgccgccggccggaccATGCGCCGCGACACGATGTGGACGCCGCCTTCCATTCTCGACTAGCTCTCGAGCTCAGTCGACTAATGGTGCGTACGTGTTCGATGAACAAGATCGAGTTTTAGGCattgaatatttatatttttttttataaagcatATGGCATATCACTCCGCGAATATACAACTTTAAATTTGGCTTTAACAAATATAACCATGTATACGGATACTTAGTTAGAGTTTTCTTACAGCTGGTAGAAATCCAATTTaattatacatatttataaactgatatatctcatattttttataatatattttttatatctaGAATGCAAGAAAACGAAAGGATGCTTGATGGGGAAAAATCCATATACGATGTACAGCTGTATACGATTTGTGTGGTCTTTGAAAAACAAACGAGTACAttcatgaatgaatgaattgaTAAAGGGCATCCGAGGAAGCTTACCTGACTTTACACAAGAAGATCCACAAAAGAGCTAACTGATAAAAATAAGAGAACAGTGATGGGTCTAAATAGTAGTGGTGTCAAAATTCCTGTATCAAAAACACACGCAATTACAAATTTACCATTGGTTTGAATTCCACGTTATTGCAAGATtgctattaaaaaattataaaaatactatagAATTATCATTCGAGTAGCATtcttacaaaattgaaaaaaaaatcagtagtaAATTTGTAGATGCCCCAAAACTAAAAGTTGAATATTAAATCTACCTTTTTGCTTGTAAAACATACATCGtgcaaaacaacaaattaaatttataatccCAGGtctcctttgaaacaaagaaaaaagggTAGAATATTTGGTGGGATTTgtaaagtaagaaaaaaaaatcctatgaaatccTTTGGCATAAAGGATTGATCCCTATATATTATTTCGCAATTTCTCTACTGCCTTTCCGTGTCCCCTCCTGTATAGGGATAAATTAAATCCTTCCATTTCCACTATAGGGATTAATTAATTCGGATGGAAATCTTCCGTTTCTCTTCCTCCCACCGCGTGCAACACGCTCACAAGCATAAGTATACATATGCATCAGATCCAATGTTTTGTCCCTATTACACTTATGAAAAGTATCTCTATTTATATTTGTCTAATCCGTACATGGCATGTTACTGGTAGTTTATAATAGATAAGCCAATCCATAAAAAGTTTTGATTAAAAAGAATGAGGTTATGCCTTAGTTCCTGCCTGTTTTTTCTAATGTATCATCCATA is part of the Oryza glaberrima chromosome 4, OglaRS2, whole genome shotgun sequence genome and encodes:
- the LOC127770290 gene encoding uncharacterized acetyltransferase At3g50280-like encodes the protein MEGGVHIVSRRMVRPAAEHAGELPEHETVHHLTPLDLRMITGDYVQKGVVLPKPPGGGEHVVEHLVSSFARALARFYPLAGRLAVAETPPSPGGARPTISLSLRCNGEGAEFVHAVAPGVTVADIADSLYVPRVVWSFFPLNGMLGTDAAVEPRRPVLAAQVTELADGMFIAMSLNHGVADGFTFWHLFRTWSEINRRRGADSADLELSTPPPVFDRWFVDGIPAPIPLPFAKLEDMVRRPVYTPVEECFLHFSAESVRTLKEKANAEMAAAGAAATATISSLQSVVAHIWRAVCRARRLAPELETRHGLSVGLRARVKEVPQEYMGNTVVGAVARATAGELLGGGLGWAAWLLNRAVASAGDVASVRRMLPAWPETPRFVTVASLQNAGVMVISGSPRFDVFGNDFGWGRPVGVRSGAGNKLDGKMTVYEGRGGGGSMAVEICLAPEALARLVADEEFMSAVTAPPPTHH